CGCCGCCGTGCGGGACCGAGTCGAAGTGGCTGCCGACCAGGACCGCGTCCCCGGCTCCGGGGTCGCCGTACCAGGCGATGAGGTTGCCGTTGCCGTCGGACTCGACCGGCATGCCCCGGTCGGCGGCCTGTTGCCGGAACCAGTCCCGTAGCCGCAGCTCCGGTTCGGTGAAGGCGAACCGCAGGTAGCCGCCGCTGACCGGGTCCCGCCCGACGGGCGCGATCTGGTCCCAGAGCTTCCGGAACGCGGCGACGTCCCCACCGTTAGGAAGGGGCCCTTCTACAACGGAATCCGATAACAAGGGGCCCCTCCTTACGCCTGGGTCATGGGGACGGTGAGAGCGGTACGGGTGGCGACGTCGGCGGCGGCGGGGTAGCCGGCGTCGACGTGGCGGAGCACGCCCATCGCCGGGTCGTTGGTGAGTACGCGTTCGATCTTCTGCCCGGCGAGCGCGGTGCCGTCGGCGACGCAGACCTGCCCGGCGTGGATCGACCGGCCGATGCCAACACCACCACCGTGGTGGATGGAGACCCAGGACGCGCCGCTGGCGGTGTTGACCAGTGCGTTGAGCAGCGGCCAGTCGGCGATGGCGTCGGAGCCGTCGGCCATCGCCTCGGTCTCCCGGTACGGCGAGGCGACCGACCCGGCGTCCAGGTGGTCCCGCCCGATCACCACCGGGGCGGAGAGTTCACCGGAGGCGACCATCTCGTTGAACCGGACCCCGGCCCGGTCCCGTTCGCCGTAGCCGAGCCAGCAGATCCGGGCCGGCAGCCCCTGGAAGGCGACCCGTTCGCCGGCCATCCGAATCCACCGCGCCAGTGATTCGTTCTCCGGGAACAGGTCCAGCACGGCCCGGTCGGTGGCGGCGATGTCGGCCGGGTCACCGGAGAGCGCGGCCCAGCGGAACGGGCCCCGACCCTCGCAGAAGAGCGGCCGGATGTACGCCGGCACGAAGCCGGGGAAGTCGAAGGCGCGCTCGTATCCGGCGAGCTGCGCTTCGCCCCGGATCGAGTTGCCGTAGTCGAAGACCTCGGCCCCGGCGTCGAGGAAACCGACCATCGCCGCCACGTGCCGGGCCATCGAGGAGCGGGCCCGGTCGGTGAACTCGGCCGGCTTCGCGGCGGCGTACTCGGCCGCCTCGGCGAGTTCGACCCCGACCGGCAGGTACGACAGCGGGTCGTGCGCGCTGGTCTGGTCGGTGACGATGTCGATCTCGACGCCGCGTACCAGCAGCTCGGGGAAGACCACGGCGGCGTTGCCGACGACGCCGACGGAGAGGGGGCGGCGCTCCCGTTTCGCGGCCAGCACCGCCTCGATCGCCTCGTCCAGCGAGTCGGCGACCTGGTCCAGGTAGCGGTCCCGGACCCGGCGGGCGAGCCGCTCGGGGTCGACGTCGACGATCAGGCAGGCGCCGCCGTTCATGGTCACCGCGAGCGGTTGGGCGCCGCCCATCCCGCCGCAGCCGGCGGTGAGGGTGAGGGTGCCGGCGAGGGTGTCGTTGAACCGCTTGGCGGCGACCGCGGCGAACGTCTCGTAGGTGCCCTGGAGGATGCCCTGGGTGCCGATGTAGATCCACGATCCGGCGGTCATCTGGCCGTACATGGTCAGGCCGAGCTGTTCCAGGCGGCGGAACTCGGGCCAGTTGGCCCAGTCGCCGACCAGGTTGGAGTTGGCCAGCAGGACCCGGGGCGCCCATTCGTGCGTACGCAGCACCCCGACCGGCCGACCGGACTGGACCAGCATGGTCTCGTCGTCCCGGAGCTCGGTGAGGGTCCGGATCAGCGCGTGGTACGAGGGCCAGTCCCGGGCGGCCCGCCCGGTGCCGCCGTACACGACCAGATCCTCGGGGCGCTCGGCGACCTCCGGGTCGAGGTTGTTCATCAGCATCCGCATGGCCGCTTCCTGGGCCCACCCCACGGCGGTACGGGTGCTGCCGCGCGCGGCGCGAACGGGTTGGTACATCGGGGTCTCCTCCGCAGCGTTGGGGAGTGGTCGGGATTCGGGTGCGGTTGGTGGTGGCGCGTCGGTTCAGTTGAGGAACACCTGGCGGCGGGCGGCGGACTGTTCGAACTCCTCCAACCGGCGCTGGGTGTGGCTGGGGGCCGCGTCGCAGATCGCCTGGAGCAGCACCATGGCCAGGGTCATCGGGGCGGTGTGCAGGTCGAAGACGAGTTGGGCGCCGACGGCGGCGGGGAGCACGATGTCGGCGTACTCGGCGGCGGGGCTGACCGCCGAGTCGGTGATCACGACGACGGAGAGTCCGGCCAGCCGGGCCTCGCGGAGCGCGTCGAGCGATTCGCGCGGGTAGCGCGGCAGCACGATCGCCAGCAGGGCGGTGGCCCCGGCCGTCTGGGCCTGGTCGAGCCGGTCGGCGAGGAGGCTGCCGCCGGTGTCGAGCACCCGTACGTCCGGGTGCACCTTGGCCGCGAAGTAGGCGAAGTACGCGGCGAGCGGGGCGGCGGCGCGCAGGCCGAGCACCGGCAGGGGGCGGCTGTTGGCCAGCAGTGCCCCGGCGGCGGTCACCCGGTCCGGGTCGACCAGCTGTTCGGCGAGCCGGTGCAGGTTCTCCACCTCGTCGCGGACCGCCCGCTGGAGTTCGTTGCCGACGGGTACGTCCGCGGCTGGTCGGCCGTGTCCGGCGGCGGTGATCTCGCGGAGCCGGCGGCGTAGGGCCGGGTAGCCGTCGTAGCCGAGCGCGATCGCGAACCGGGTCACCGAGGGTTGGCTGACCTGGGCGAGTTCGGCGATCTCGGCGGCCGACAGGTAGGCCGCCGAGGCGGCGTGCTGGACGAGGCTGTGCGCGATCCGGCGCTGGGTCGGGGTCAGCCGGACGCCGTGGAACAGGTCGAGCACCTGGTCCATGGGGGCTGCCGCACCGGAGACGAAGACCGCATCCCGGACAAGTGAATCCTCATTCACATGCGCACTCTATGCATGAAAACATTCACATGGCAATGAGGCGCCGCCGAACGTGGCGGGACCGTGACCCGCGCGGCGACGTGATAAAACCAACCCCGTGGATGGGACCCGGTTCCGACGCACGATCGCCCGTACCCCCCTCGCGCCCGTGGCGGCCTTCCCCAAACGGCTGCTCCGGGTCGCCCGACACGACGCCCGGGTGCTCAGCGTCTCGGCCCGCTGGCTGCTCACCTCGCGCGAACACCACAACTACACGTACGACCTGACCCGGCTGAGCCGTGAACACCTCGCCTGGTTCGTCAGCGTCCTGACCGACACCCCGGTCAAGCAGGTCCGCGACTACCTCGCCGAGATCGAGTCCGACCAGGCGCTGCGGCAGCACATCGAACGGACCACGGCGACCTCGGCGCGGCGCGGCCTGGCCGACCGCCAGGTGCGCTACGCGCGACGGATCGGCTGGTACGCGATCGTCCGCGCCACCCGACCGGCGCACGTGGTCGAGACCGGTGTGGACAAGGGACTCGGCACCTGCGTGCTCGCCTCCGCACTGCTCCGCAATGCCGCCGAGGGCCACCCCGGCCGGGTCACCTCGCTCGACATCAACCCGGAGGCCGGCTACCTGGCCCGGGTGGAGCCGTGGGCCGGCGTGGTGGACCTGGTCATCGGCGACTCGATCGCCTCGATCCGGGCGCTGGATCGCCCGGTCGACCTGTTCCTGCACGACAGCGACCACAGCGCCGGTCACGAACGCAACGAGTTCGAGGCGGTCGAGTCGAAGCTGTCGCCCGACGCGATGCTGCTCACCGACAACGTCACGGTGACCAACGTTCTTGCCGAGCACGCCGAGCGGACCGGTCGCCGCTTCCTCGCCTACCGCGAGACCCCGGCCCGGCACTGGTTCCCCGGTGACGGCATCGGGGTCGCCTGGTAGACCCGGCGACCTACGGCCCGCACACTCGACTGAACCAGCTATCGCAACGCCTGTGGTAGCAATGTCGCCATGCCCGAGTTGAGCCTGCCTACCGTACGCGTGCGTCGATCCTTCCTTGACGCCATGGCCGAGTTCCGCGGCGAAGGGCGGGGAGATCCCGCCGACACCAGCATGATCGGCAGTGAGCTCCGCGATTTCGGGCACCGTTGGTCGTCGCCGGACGGCTTCTCCACGTACGTCGACTGGCTGCGGTCCCAGGTGCGGGAGGACTCACCCCGGCCGGACGGCCACGTGCCGTCGACGACACTGTGGTGGGTCGAGGACGACGACTACCTCGGTCGCCTCGCGATCCGGCACCGTCTGACACCCGGCCTGCTTGAGTACGGCGGTCACATTGGCTACGACGTTCGGCCATCGGCGCGGCGCCGTGGTTACGCCACCGCGATGCTGCGCGCCGCGTTGCCGGTGGCGCGGGGCCTGGGCATCGAATCCGCGTTGGTGACGTGCGACGTCACCAACGTCGCCTCCCGCAAGGTGATCGAGGCCAACGGCGGGGTCCTCGAGGATCAGCGCGGTGACAAGTGGCGCTTCTGGCTGCCGACCTCCTGACCTTTGGCCGGGTCACGGGCCAGGTAGCAGGGCGGGTTCCGCGTGCGGCGGTCGGGCCGTGCCGAGGTCGGTGCAGTGCGCGATCGTCGCGTCGTCCGCCGCCACCGCGTGACGCGCCTCCGCCTGCCGGACCCGGCGGATGATTTCGGCGGGCCCGCTCGATGCCAGCACGGCCATGACCTCGGGCCAGTCGGCGAGGCGGAACCGGTCCACGATGCGGCTGGCCCCATTGCTGAGTAGGACCGCGCTGGTCAGCTCGGAGATCGGAGAGCTTCCGGTGATCGCCTCGTCCGCCGCGCTCGGATCGTCCTTGGCCACCCAGAATCCGCCCGGCTGGTTCCGGTTGGCGCGCAGGTCCCGGAGAACCCGGTGGTACTCGTCGCTACCCTCGCCGGCGGCCTCGAGCGCGGGCAGGTACGACCGGCTGATGACCACCTCGCGAGGATCGGATACGACGTACGGCGGACCGTCTGCTCTGTCCAGCACGAGGACCGAGTCACCGAGCACCAGGTGCTCGATGAGGCCGTCGGACAGGCGCAGGATTGCCACGGTCGCCGACGGGCTGATCGGGTCGGCGACGTCGCAGGTGTGCCGGTGATCGTCCGTCACCTGCTCGATGGCCTCGGCGAGCAGCGCCGAGAGGCTGCGGCCCGGTACGCGTGACAAGAGGCCGAGCAGGCTGCCGCCGAGGCGGTTGGCGTACCAGGCCACGCCGTGCCGGCAGATCGATTCGGTGCCGGGGATGCCGGCCCCGTCGATCAGCACCGCTGCCGTCGGTACGGCGCCGGTGAAGTCCTCGTTCGCGCGTCCAGCCCGTGCTGCGGCGCTCGTCATCGTCACCCGCATCTCCGACCGCCTCCCTCCCCCCCATCAAACGCCTGCCCCCCCGCCTCCCTCCCCCCGCCCCCCGCCCCGCGATCTAGGGCGAAACCGCGTGGATCGATCTTCGACGGCAACGATTTGCCCTAGATCGGCGAGGCGAGGCGGGTGGGCGAGGGGGGAGGGCGAGGGGGGAGGGGGGAGGGGGTGGTGCTTGGGGGTTAGCGGAGCTGGGCGGGGGGTAGGAGGCCTGGTGCCGGGGTGAGCGGCAAGCCCCGCGGTACGGAGATACGCGCCGCGTCGACGGTCTCACCACCACAGAGTGCGGCGTCGACGAGTTGGATCGTCGCCGCGCTGATCGGGTCTGCGGGGTACTGGTAGTGGCTGACGTTCAGCGCCACGCTCACCTGCCGTTTCCCGTCCGGGGAGTGCAGCGACAGCGTGTGGTAGCCGAACACCTGACCGTCGTGTCCGTACGCGTCGCCGCAGGCCAGCGGCAGCGACAGGAGGCCGAGTCCGTAACGCAGGCCGGTCGGGTCGGCCGGGTTGGTCGGCAGGAACCGCAACAGTTCGGCCTGTTGGGCCGCGCGCAGTAGTCGGCCGTCGAGCAGCGCGCGGTAGAAGCGGTCCAGGTCGGCGGTGGTCGAGACCAGCTCGCCGGCCATCTGGCCCCAGGACATGTTGTAGTCGGTGAAGTCCCGCAACTCGCCCTCGTACCAGGGCACGTAGCCCCGGCTGTGCGGGCCGGTGATGCGCGGCTCGGTGCCGGGGAAGTAGGTGTCGCGTAGTTCCAGCGGGCGCAGGATCCGGCGGCGGATCTCCTCGGCGGCCGGTCGGCCGGTGACCCGCTCGACGATCAGCCCGGCCAGGATGTAGTTGGTGTTCGAGTAGGCGAAGGCGGCACCGGGCGGGTTCGTGCGCGGCATGTCGAGCCCGGTCCGGACCAGTTCGCGCGGAGTGAACGTGGTGGTCCGGTGCTGCTCGACCTGCTCGGCGGTGGCGAAGATGACCTGGTCGTAGCTGCCGATCCCGCTGCGGTGGTTCAGCAGCATCCGTACGGTCACGGCGTCGTCCGGCATCAGGCCCGGCAGGTAGCGCCGGACCGGTGCGTCGAGCGAGATCCTGCCCTCGCCGACGAGTTGGAGCACTGTGGTGGAGACGAAGGTCTTGGTGATGCTGCCGACCCGGTGCCGGTAGTCGGGGCGTACCGGTCGGCCGGTGGTGATGTCGGCGATGCCGCCGGCGCCGCGCCAGGTGGCCCGGCCGTCGCGTACCTCGGCGAAGACCCCGACCATGCCGGCATCGGTGATTTCCCGCAGCGCCGCGTCGAGCGCCGCGACCGGCAGCCCGCCGTCGGTGTGACCGGTGGCTGCCGGCTCCGCGGCCGCCGGGGCCGTCAGACCCCCGACGAGTACGGCTGTGGCCAGCGCTCCGGCCAGCGACGAGGACAGCTTGCGTGGTGGTTTCCGCATGTTTCCTCCCGGATGGACGATCCGGGGACGACCGTAGTAACGCTTTGCAACTCTTTGCCGCGATCGACGTCGGCTGTCCTGTTCGCCGTACGTCCTGTGCGCCGGTTCAGCCGACCGTCCGCTGGAGCTGGTGTGGCATGTTCCAGCCGTCGGCGAGCCGGGACGGGTGCACGTTCTTCCCGCCCCCGAAGAACTCGCAGAACTTCATGATCAACGGGTCCCAGCCGATCGGGTCGACGTGACGCGTACCGGGAATGACGAGGCTCTCCTCGACATGGGTGCGGAGCACCTCGACCTGGAAGGCGGTGCATTCGGGCGTCGGACCACCGAACGGGTACGACGAGACGACCCGGCACTCCAGTTGGATCGGACACTGCGCCACCCGGGACGGCTGAACCAGTTCTGACGGCTGTTCGGTCAGCCCGGCCAGGGCGAACTTGTTCGGCTCGTACCGGTAGCCCTGTTCGCGTTTGTGTACGGGCACCGCCGCGCGACCGGTGGTGAGTGCGATCCGGTCGACCGCGTCGACCATCGACGACGACGGCAGGTTGAGTACGCACTCGCGCTCGCGGAGCAGGTTCGCCGTCGTCTGTCCGCTGTTGCCGAGGCCGAGCATTGCCGACTGGTCCAGCCACCAGGCCGAGGAGATCGGGGCCAGATTGGTGCTGCCGTCGGGGTTGCGGGAGCTGATCAGCACCACCGGGGTCCCGAAGTACAGCACCTTGAGTCCGGGAACAACGTGCATCGTCGCGCCTTTCGCGAGAGTGGGGGAGCGGTCCGCGTTCCGCGACGCCGGCCGTCAGCCACTCTTCGCGCCCGTACCGCCGTTTGCTGGCGGTGTTCGGACTTCGCGTTCCGGCTGGTCAGACCAGCGGCAGCCACATCAGGATCTCGTCGCGGTCGTCGCCCGGCGACAGGCGCAGTGCGGCCGGCAACCGGCCCACCTCGCGGTAGCCGCACCGCTGGTAGAACCGTTCCAGGTTCAGCCCACCCCGGACGGTCACCTGGAGCGCCTCCAGCCCCAGTTCGCGGCCGACCCGTTCGGCCTCGGCCATCAGTGCCACGCCGTTGCCGGTGCCCTGGAGGCCGGGGTGGACCATTACCCGCTTGAGCACCTGCCAGTGTTCCTTCAGCGCGAACCGGTTCGAGGTGAAGATCAGGAAGGCGGCCGGTCGGTTGTCGTCGGTGTAGCCGACCAGCAGGCGGTCGGGACCCTCGGCGATGCCGGCGAAGGCCGCTTCCGCGACGGTGCGGACCTCGTCCTCGCTCACCGGGGCGACAAAACCGACCGCACCGCCTGCGTTGGTCACCACCGTCCAGAGCGTGACGATCTGTTGCCGTAGCTCTGTGGTCAGCTCGGGATCGAGTGCGAAGCGGAGGGTCACCGGGTCATCTTCGTCGGATTCGTACGGGGCGTCGGGCGGGCGGCCGGGCATGGTGACGGCGGTAACAGCGATGACCGACTGACAAAATTTGAAATCTGTCATCTGTCGTTACATACTTGGCTCCGTACCTGAGGGCGTTTCGGGAGGAGAACTGATCATGGAAAAGCGCAAGCTCGGCTGGACCGGTCCGCAGGTGTCCGCCATCGGCCTCGGTGCCATGGGGATGTCCGACCTCTACGGCCCGGCCGACGAAGCGGAGAGCACCGCCACCATCCACGCCGCCATCGACGCCGGAATATCCCTGATCGACACCGCCGACTTCTACGGCATGGGCCACAACGAGATGCTGATCGGCCGGGCGCTGCGCGAACGGAACCGGGACGAGGTCGCGATCAGCGTCAAGTTCGGTGGGATGCGCGACCCTGACCTCGGCTGGCGCGGTCTCGACGGGCGCCCCGAGGCGGTCCGCAACTTCCTCGCGTACTCGCTGCGCCGGCTCGGCACCGACTACATCGACGTCTACCGAATCACCCGGCCCGACCCGAAGGTCCCGTTCGAAGAGACCATCGGGGCGATCGCCGAGCAGGTGGAGAAGGGCCACGTACGCCACATCGGCCTCTCCGAGGTCGGCGCCGACACCATCCGACGGGCCCAGGCGGTGCACCCGATCAGCGACCTCCAGATCGAATACTCGCTGCTCTCCCGGGGCATCGAGGCGGAGATCCTGCCCACCGTCCGGGAACTCGGCATCGGCGTCACCGCCTACGGAGTCCTCTCCCGGGGCCTGCTCAGCGGCCATTGGGGCGCCGAACGGGAACTCACCCCCGGCGACTTCCGCAGCTTCGTACCCCGGTTCAACGGCGACAACCTCGCCGCGAACCTGCGCCTGGTCGACTCGTTGCGGGAGATCGCCGATGCCCGGGGCGCGAGCGTCGCGCAGGTCGCCATCGCCTGGGTGCTCGCCCAGGGCGAGGACATCGTCCCGCTGGTCGGTGCCCGCCAGCGGGACCGGCTGACCGAGTCGCTCGGTGCGCTGGAGTTGACGCTCAGCCCCGACGACCTGGCCGCGATCGAGCGTGCCGTGCCGGCCGGATCGGCCGCCGGAACCCGTTATGCCGCCCCCGACATGGCCCGCCTCGACAGCGAACGGTGAGATGGTGCCCATGGCCGACACCACTCTGACCTCCGGGCAGATCCTCGAAGCGGCGGAGGACGTCCTCCGCCGCTTCGGCCCCGCCAAGACGACCGTGGTCGACGTGGCCCGGGTCCTCGGGGTCAGCCACGGCAGTGTCTACCGGCACTTCCCCAGCAAGGCGGCGCTTCGGGAGGCGGTCGCCGAGCGGTGGCTGGAGCGAGCGCACGCGCCGCTACCCGCGCTGACCAGCGCCGACCTGCCCGCATCACAGCGGTTGCGGGCGTGGCTCACCACGCTCGCCGCCGAAAAACGCACCAAGGCGCTGGAGGACCCGGAGCTTTTCGCCACCTACATGGTGCTGGTGCGGGAGAGCAGCGCGGTGGTCGCCGAACACGTCGAGGACCTGATCCGGCAGATCGCCCTGATCATCGAAGACGGCGTGGCGGACGGAGACTTCGCCGCGACGGACGTGCACCGGACCGCGCGGGCGGTGCTCCAGGCCACCGCCCGCTGGCACGACCCCGTGCACGCACCTGACTGGGTGGAGCCCGGCGTCGCCGACGCCCTGGAGGCGGTCTGTGACCTGGTCCTCGACGGCCTACGCGTACGGAACTGACTGCTCGTGCGGGAGAGGGGAGTCGAACCCCCACGCCCGAAGGCACAGGAACCTAAATCCTGCGTGGCTGCCATTACACCACTCCCGCTGGCGGTACGAGTCTAGAGCCTGTACGGCGACCGCGTGCACGTACATCCGGCGGGCGGCTTCGGCTGACCGGACCGCCACGCCCCGGCGACGGTCCGCGACGAACGGAGCGAATCAGTCCAGGCCGAGATCGCGGCGAAGCTTCGCCACGTGCCCGGTCGCCTTGACGTTGTAGAGCGCCCGTTCGATCCGGCCGTCAGCGTCGATGACGAAGGTGGAGCGGATCACTCCGGTGACCGTCTTGCCGTAGAGCTGCTTCTCGCCGTACGCGCCGTACGCGGTCAGCACCGCCTTGTCCACGTCGGCGACGAGCGGGAACGTGATCGCGTCACGTTCGCGGAACTTCGCCAGCTTGGCCGGCTGGTCGGGGGAGATGCCGACCACCTCGTACCCGGCGGCCTGGAGCGAGGCCAGCGAGTCCCGGAAGTCGCACGCCTGCTTGGTGCAGCCGGGCGTCATCGCGGCCGGGTACGCGTAGAGCACGACCTTCCGTCCGCGTAGCTCCTTCAGGGCGAGTGTCTTGCCGTCGTCCGTCGGCAGCGTGAATTCTGGCGCCAAATCGCCCGGCGTGAGGCGAGGACTCGTCATGGGACGTGACATTACCCGCTCCCACCAGGCACGATCTTGAACGGTCTTCCTCGTTGTTGCAAAATGCTGGCAACAGAGGCCGTTGGGCAAATACGCTGAGTTCCCGCTGGCGCGGACCCCCTCGCCGCGGATGGGGAGGATGTAGTGCAGAACATCGCGATGCACATCTCCAACGGGATCATCAACGGTCCCGTTGCCGCGATCTACGCGGCGTTCGCGCTGGTGGTGCTCACCTTCTGCGTGATTCGCGGCCGGCGCGACCTGGACGACCGGCTGGCACCGATGGCCGGACTGGTGGCGGCGTTCATCTTCGCCGTACAGATGCTCAACTTTCCGATCTTCACCGGCGCGGTCAGCGGACACCTGCTCGGTGGGGCGCTCGCCGCGATGCTGGTCGGCCCCTGGGTCGGCGCGCTCTGCGTGTCCGTGGTGCTGATCGTCCAGGCACTCGTCTTCGGCGACGGCGGCGTCGCCATGCTCGGACTGAACATCACCAACATGGCGATCATCGGCACCGCCGCCGGTTACCTGCTGATCGCCCTCCTGCTCCGGGTCCTGCCGCGTACGCCGGCCGGGCTCGCGGCGACCGGCTTCGTCTCCGCCGTGGTCAGCGTCGTGGTCGCGTCGCAGGGCTTCATCCTGCAGTACTGGCTCGGCGGCACCACCGATCTTGGCGGCTCGCTCGGCGGGCTCGCCGGCACCATGGCCGGCGCGCACCTGCTCATCGGCATCGGCGAAGGGCTGATCACGGCCACCACCGTGGTCACCGTCGCCAAGGTACGACCCGATCTCGTCTACGCCCTGCGCGGCCTGCGGACCGTGCCGGCGCTCTCGAACCCGGTTACCGGAGGTGCGCGGTGAAGCAACGACACTGGGGATTCATCGTCGGCGGACTGATCGTCGCGTTCCTGCTCGCCGGGGTGGTGAGCAACTTCGCCTCGTCCCACCCGGACGGGCTCGACTCCTCACTCCGTGCGGGCTGCACCTTCGACGCCGACGACAACATCACCGGCGGAAGCTGCCCGGCTCAGCAGACCAGGGACCACGAACTCGCCGACAGCCCGCTCGCCGACTACGGGGTGAAGGGGGTGGAGAACGCGTACCTCTCCACCGGTCTCTCCGGGATCGCCGGAGTGCTGATCACCTTCGCCCTCGGCGGCGGCCTCTTCTGGCTGACCCGTCGCCGGGGCACCCGCGCCGACGGTACGGAGCCGACCGGCGCCGACATCCCCATGGCCGGCGCCACCGCCGGCACCGAAGCGGTGAAGTAGGTGGGCGCCGGGCACGCGCACGTGCTCTACCGGGCCGGAACCTCGCCCGTGCACCGGCTGCCCGCGGAGGTGAAGATCACGGCGATGGTCGCGTTCAGCATCGCCGTGGTCGCCACCCCGCGCGAGGCGTTCTGGGCGTACGGCGGCTACGCCCTCCTGATCGCGGTGGTGGCCACACTCGCCCGGATCGGCCCGGGCTGGCTGCTCAAGCGCTCCCTGATCGAGCTGCCGTTTGTCTTCTTCGCCTTCGTGCTGCCCTTCCTCGGCACCGGGGAGCGGGTCGAGTGGCTCGGCCTGCACCTCTCCGTCGACGGCCTGTACGGCGGCTGGAACATCCTGGCCAAGGGGACGCTCGGCGTACTGGCGTCGCTGCTGCTGG
The Micromonospora pisi DNA segment above includes these coding regions:
- a CDS encoding PDGLE domain-containing protein, which encodes MKQRHWGFIVGGLIVAFLLAGVVSNFASSHPDGLDSSLRAGCTFDADDNITGGSCPAQQTRDHELADSPLADYGVKGVENAYLSTGLSGIAGVLITFALGGGLFWLTRRRGTRADGTEPTGADIPMAGATAGTEAVK
- a CDS encoding energy-coupling factor ABC transporter permease; translation: MQNIAMHISNGIINGPVAAIYAAFALVVLTFCVIRGRRDLDDRLAPMAGLVAAFIFAVQMLNFPIFTGAVSGHLLGGALAAMLVGPWVGALCVSVVLIVQALVFGDGGVAMLGLNITNMAIIGTAAGYLLIALLLRVLPRTPAGLAATGFVSAVVSVVVASQGFILQYWLGGTTDLGGSLGGLAGTMAGAHLLIGIGEGLITATTVVTVAKVRPDLVYALRGLRTVPALSNPVTGGAR